One Kwoniella newhampshirensis strain CBS 13917 chromosome 13, whole genome shotgun sequence DNA window includes the following coding sequences:
- a CDS encoding tubulin gamma chain, translating into MGREIISLQAGQAGNQIGHQFWQKLCAEHGISPQGDLEEWAADGGQGDRKDVFFYQADDEHYIPRAILIDLEPRVINNILSSPFKGLYNPENIYVSKDGGGAGNNWAQGYSAGERVYDDLMEMIDREADGSDSLEGFMLLHSIAGGTGSGLGSYLLERLNDRFPKKLIQTYSVFPEASDVVVQPYNSLLAMKRLVNNADSVVVLDNAALTRIAADRLHIQDPSFVQTNQLVSTVMAASTTTLRYPSYMNNDLVGIIASLIPTPRCHFLMTSYTPFTGDEIDKAKSIRKTTTLDVMRRLLQPKNRMVSTTSTKTSAYISCLNIISGDVDPTDVHKSLLRIRERQLANFIPWGPASIQVALTRRRGMGAGTNRVSGVMMANHTSMASLFKRMIHQYDMLRKRNAFLEQYKKEDMFSDGLHEFDDARRVVAELADEYIAAESPDYIDYGGE; encoded by the exons atgggTCGAGAGATCATCTCGCTCCAAGCTGGTCAAGCGGGTAatcaga TTGGTCATCAG TTCTGGCAAAAGCTTTGCGCGGAACATGGGATCTCCCCTCAAGGAGATCTAGAGGAGTGGGCTGCGGatggaggacaaggagataGGAAAGATGTCTTCTTCTATCAAGCGGATGACGAACATTATATACCTCGAgccatcctcatcgaccttgaACCGAGA GTCATCAACAATATCCTCTCGTCGCCGTTCAAAGGTCTTTACAATCCCGAGAACATTTACGTGTCGAaagatggtggtggagcTGGTAATAATTGGGCGCAAGGATACAGCGCTGGAGAGAGAGTCTACGATGAtctgatggagatgattgATAGAGAAGCGGATGGAAGCGATAGCTTGGAG GGATTCATGCTTCTCCATTCTATAGCAGGTGGAACAGGGTCAGGTCTCGGTTCTTATCTTCTCGAACGACTAAATGATCGATTCCCTAAAAAACTCATTCAGACATATTCTGTCTTCCCCGAAGCGTCCGATGTCGTGGTCCAACCGTACAATTCGTTGCTGGCAATGAAACGATTGGTCAACAACGCGGATAGTGTGGTCGTGCTGGATAATGCGGCTTTGACGAGGATTGCGGCGGATAGATTACATATTCAGGATCCTAGCTTTGTCCAGACGAATCAGCTG GTCTCGACCGTAATGGCTGCATCGACCACTACACTGCGATATCCGAGTTACATGAACAACGATCTTGTCGGCATCATCGCAAGTCTCATCCCAACGCCAAGATGCCATTTCCTCATGACATCCTATACACCTTTCACCGGTGACGAAAttgacaag GCCAAGTCTATTCGAAAGACCACAACTTTAGATGTGATGCGACGACTGCTGCAACCTAAGAACCGTATGGTCTCGACGACGTCCACAAAGACGTCTGCCTACATATCATGTCTTAACATCATCTCGGGCGATGTGGATCCCACCGATGTTCACAAATCATTATTGCGAATCCGGGAGAGACAACTGGCGAACTTCATCCCATGGGGTCCGGCGAGCATACAGGTTGCTCTCACGAGACGGAGAGGGATGGGTGCTGGTACGAATAGAGTTAGCGgtgtgatgatggcgaATCATACCAGTATGGCTTCG CTTTTCAAGCGTATGATCCACCAATATGACATGTTGAGAAAACGAAATGCCTTTTTGGAACAATACAAGAAAGAAGATATGTTCTCGGATGGTCTACACGAGTTTGACGACGCGAG GCGAGTGGTCGCTGAACTGGCAGA TGAGTATATCGCGGCTGAGAGCCCAGATTATATCGATTATGGAGGAGAGTAA